Proteins found in one Channa argus isolate prfri chromosome 7, Channa argus male v1.0, whole genome shotgun sequence genomic segment:
- the erfl3 gene encoding ETS domain-containing transcription factor ERF isoform X2 — protein MNYDKLSRALRYYYNKRILHKTKGKRFTYKFNFNKLVLVNYPFIDMGSTGSSVPQSAPPVPTGAGTHFRFPPSTPSEVLSPNEDLRSPGGMFSTMTRRAARGSVSDCSDGTSVNSEIEEGNTGVGEERGDRSVSGGGGGPGGVGGGYRSMLHPRLSHETLFRMYGGPGNTTGHPSSRGPTGHRIHQEPLSPFPVSPLPGPGGAGLLAPPLSPALSMTPTSHLPYTPSPTLSPMLGSHFSFNPEDMKRYLQAHTQSVYNYGLSPRAFLHYPNIVIPQPHRPTADKAGLSGERGERGERSTTAGGGERGTERHHHPPLAHSAHHHPHPPHTAHPHPHSHSMHHSLHLGEEPPHISPFKFKLQPPPLGRKQREGQTQTKLRQSSLSSGSGSGSMSSTSGLGSSLSFGSDLSSASGSGLMSASSSTQSLNSAGLPKIKVEPISDIESEEEVEVTDISDEDPDERDEEFELFSPRHSRATDQHHHRHLANGTATLHHQPNPDEDLDEDVFKAPAPPPPGLMPFFTSQHTHSNAHRGLLTLKSEPTEPGDSNTPPPQTGSAGAPQIKCIPLKLRFKRRWSEDQRMEASQEESDDKKVRPEEEREKERQSNGRMEMEEDGTGSGEADSPPLLVYEGSLATPLASHRRVSAELHRATAQLSLENKDC, from the exons ATGAACTACGATAAGTTGAGCAGGGCACTGAG ATACTACTACAACAAGAGGATCCTTCATAAGACCAAAGGCAAGAGGTTCACATACAAGTTCAACTTCAACAAACTGGTTTTGGTCAACTACCCCTTCATTGACATGGGCTCGACTG GAAGCAGTGTTCCTCAGAGTGCCCCTCCTGTCCCCACTGGTGCGGGGACCCACTTTCGCTTCCCTCCTTCTACACCCTCGGAAGTCCTGTCCCCCAATGAGGACCTGCGCAGCCCTGGCGGCATGTTCAGCACCATGACCCGAAGAGCAGCTCGTGGCTCTGTCAGTGATTGCAGCGATGGCACCTCAGTAAATTCTGAGATTGAAGAGGGCAACACAGGTgtaggagaggagaggggagataGGAGTGTGagcggaggaggagggggaCCTGGAGGTGTAGGAGGAGGGTACCGAAGTATGCTTCATCCTCGTCTGTCTCATGAAACCTTGTTTCGCATGTATGGAGGACCAGGCAACACCACTGGGCACCCAAGCTCCCGGGGTCCTACGGGCCATCGTATCCACCAAGAGCCCTTGTCCCCCTTCCCTGTGTCCCCACTGCCAGGACCAGGAGGAGCTGGCCTTTTAGCCCCTCCTCTGTCCCCAGCATTGTCCATGACCCCAACATCTCACCTCCCCTATACTCCTTCACCTACTCTGTCACCCATGTTAGGCTCCCACTTCTCCTTCAACCCAGAGGACATGAAACGCTACCTTCAGGCCCACACCCAATCAGTGTACAACTACGGCCTCAGCCCTAGGGCTTTCCTCCACTACCCCAACATTGTCATCCCTCAGCCCCACCGGCCCACCGCAGACAAAGCTGGTCTgagtggagagagaggagagagaggagagagatcAACAACAGCAGGTGGAGGGGAGAGGGGAACAGAGCGGCACCACCATCCGCCTCTGGCACACTCTGCCCACCACCACCCTCATCCACCTCACACTGCTCACCCTCATCCCCATTCCCATTCTATGCATCACTCACTTCACCTGGGTGAGGAGCCCCCACACATATCTCCCTTCAAGTTCAAACTGCAGCCACCCCCACTGGGCAGAAAGCAGAGGGAAGGGCAGACCCAGACTAAACTCAGGCAGAGCTCACTCTCCTCAGGCTCAGGATCCGGGTCCATGTCATCTACCTCTGGCCTCGGCTCCTCACTGTCATTTGGCAGTGACCTTAGCTCAGCCAGTGGCTCAGGCCTAATGTCTGCCTCTTCCTCAACACAGTCCCTGAACAGTGCAGGACTTCCTAAAATAAAG GTAGAACCCATCTCTGATATAGAGTcagaggaagaggtggaggtGACTGACATTAGTGATGAAGACCCAGATGAAAGAGATGAAGAGTTTGAGCTCTTCTCTCCACGCCACTCCAGAGCAACTGACCAGCACCACCACCGCCACCTTGCAAACGGCACAGCCACGCTCCACCATCAACCCAACCCTGATGAGGACCTGGATGAGGATGTCTTCAAAGCACCCGCTCCTCCACCACCTGGCCTGATGCCTTTTTTCAcctcacagcacacacactccaaTGCACATCGTGGGCTGCTCACCCTCAAGAGTGAACCCACTGAGCCAGGGGACAGTAACACCCCCCCTCCTCAGACAGGCTCAGCAGGAGCTCCCCAGATCAAGTGCATCCCCCTTAAGCTGCGCTTCAAGAGGCGCTGGAGTGAAGACCAGCGTATGGAGGCTTCACAGGAGGAGTCAGACGACAAGAAAGTACGaccagaggaggagagggaaaaagagaggCAAAGTAATGGAAGAATGGAGATGGAAGAGGATGGGACAGGCAGTGGGGAAGCTGACAGTCCTCCCCTGTTGGTGTACGAGGGCTCTTTAGCCACACCACTGGCTTCACACCGAAGGGTGAGTGCTGAGCTGCATCGCGCCACTGCACAACTGTCTCTGGAGAACAAAGACTGCTGA
- the erfl3 gene encoding ETS domain-containing transcription factor ERF isoform X1 produces MKTPGDTGYAFPEWAYKPESSPGSRQIQLWHFILELLRKEEYHDVIAWQGDYGEFVIKDPDEVARLWGARKCKPQMNYDKLSRALRYYYNKRILHKTKGKRFTYKFNFNKLVLVNYPFIDMGSTGSSVPQSAPPVPTGAGTHFRFPPSTPSEVLSPNEDLRSPGGMFSTMTRRAARGSVSDCSDGTSVNSEIEEGNTGVGEERGDRSVSGGGGGPGGVGGGYRSMLHPRLSHETLFRMYGGPGNTTGHPSSRGPTGHRIHQEPLSPFPVSPLPGPGGAGLLAPPLSPALSMTPTSHLPYTPSPTLSPMLGSHFSFNPEDMKRYLQAHTQSVYNYGLSPRAFLHYPNIVIPQPHRPTADKAGLSGERGERGERSTTAGGGERGTERHHHPPLAHSAHHHPHPPHTAHPHPHSHSMHHSLHLGEEPPHISPFKFKLQPPPLGRKQREGQTQTKLRQSSLSSGSGSGSMSSTSGLGSSLSFGSDLSSASGSGLMSASSSTQSLNSAGLPKIKVEPISDIESEEEVEVTDISDEDPDERDEEFELFSPRHSRATDQHHHRHLANGTATLHHQPNPDEDLDEDVFKAPAPPPPGLMPFFTSQHTHSNAHRGLLTLKSEPTEPGDSNTPPPQTGSAGAPQIKCIPLKLRFKRRWSEDQRMEASQEESDDKKVRPEEEREKERQSNGRMEMEEDGTGSGEADSPPLLVYEGSLATPLASHRRVSAELHRATAQLSLENKDC; encoded by the exons GGTACGCCTTTCCAGAATGGGCTTACAAGCCTGAGTCGAGCCCTGGATCCAGGCAGATCCAGCTGTGGCACTTCATCCTGGAGCTGCTGAGGAAAGAAGAGTATCATGACGTCATTGCCTGGCAGGGGGACTACGGCGAGTTTGTCATCAAGGACCCAGATGAGGTGGCCCGGCTCTGGGGGGCCAGGAAGTGTAAACCCCAAATGAACTACGATAAGTTGAGCAGGGCACTGAG ATACTACTACAACAAGAGGATCCTTCATAAGACCAAAGGCAAGAGGTTCACATACAAGTTCAACTTCAACAAACTGGTTTTGGTCAACTACCCCTTCATTGACATGGGCTCGACTG GAAGCAGTGTTCCTCAGAGTGCCCCTCCTGTCCCCACTGGTGCGGGGACCCACTTTCGCTTCCCTCCTTCTACACCCTCGGAAGTCCTGTCCCCCAATGAGGACCTGCGCAGCCCTGGCGGCATGTTCAGCACCATGACCCGAAGAGCAGCTCGTGGCTCTGTCAGTGATTGCAGCGATGGCACCTCAGTAAATTCTGAGATTGAAGAGGGCAACACAGGTgtaggagaggagaggggagataGGAGTGTGagcggaggaggagggggaCCTGGAGGTGTAGGAGGAGGGTACCGAAGTATGCTTCATCCTCGTCTGTCTCATGAAACCTTGTTTCGCATGTATGGAGGACCAGGCAACACCACTGGGCACCCAAGCTCCCGGGGTCCTACGGGCCATCGTATCCACCAAGAGCCCTTGTCCCCCTTCCCTGTGTCCCCACTGCCAGGACCAGGAGGAGCTGGCCTTTTAGCCCCTCCTCTGTCCCCAGCATTGTCCATGACCCCAACATCTCACCTCCCCTATACTCCTTCACCTACTCTGTCACCCATGTTAGGCTCCCACTTCTCCTTCAACCCAGAGGACATGAAACGCTACCTTCAGGCCCACACCCAATCAGTGTACAACTACGGCCTCAGCCCTAGGGCTTTCCTCCACTACCCCAACATTGTCATCCCTCAGCCCCACCGGCCCACCGCAGACAAAGCTGGTCTgagtggagagagaggagagagaggagagagatcAACAACAGCAGGTGGAGGGGAGAGGGGAACAGAGCGGCACCACCATCCGCCTCTGGCACACTCTGCCCACCACCACCCTCATCCACCTCACACTGCTCACCCTCATCCCCATTCCCATTCTATGCATCACTCACTTCACCTGGGTGAGGAGCCCCCACACATATCTCCCTTCAAGTTCAAACTGCAGCCACCCCCACTGGGCAGAAAGCAGAGGGAAGGGCAGACCCAGACTAAACTCAGGCAGAGCTCACTCTCCTCAGGCTCAGGATCCGGGTCCATGTCATCTACCTCTGGCCTCGGCTCCTCACTGTCATTTGGCAGTGACCTTAGCTCAGCCAGTGGCTCAGGCCTAATGTCTGCCTCTTCCTCAACACAGTCCCTGAACAGTGCAGGACTTCCTAAAATAAAG GTAGAACCCATCTCTGATATAGAGTcagaggaagaggtggaggtGACTGACATTAGTGATGAAGACCCAGATGAAAGAGATGAAGAGTTTGAGCTCTTCTCTCCACGCCACTCCAGAGCAACTGACCAGCACCACCACCGCCACCTTGCAAACGGCACAGCCACGCTCCACCATCAACCCAACCCTGATGAGGACCTGGATGAGGATGTCTTCAAAGCACCCGCTCCTCCACCACCTGGCCTGATGCCTTTTTTCAcctcacagcacacacactccaaTGCACATCGTGGGCTGCTCACCCTCAAGAGTGAACCCACTGAGCCAGGGGACAGTAACACCCCCCCTCCTCAGACAGGCTCAGCAGGAGCTCCCCAGATCAAGTGCATCCCCCTTAAGCTGCGCTTCAAGAGGCGCTGGAGTGAAGACCAGCGTATGGAGGCTTCACAGGAGGAGTCAGACGACAAGAAAGTACGaccagaggaggagagggaaaaagagaggCAAAGTAATGGAAGAATGGAGATGGAAGAGGATGGGACAGGCAGTGGGGAAGCTGACAGTCCTCCCCTGTTGGTGTACGAGGGCTCTTTAGCCACACCACTGGCTTCACACCGAAGGGTGAGTGCTGAGCTGCATCGCGCCACTGCACAACTGTCTCTGGAGAACAAAGACTGCTGA